CCCGCCTGTCGCTGACCGGCCCGCTGGTCGTCGCGCGCGACATCGCGCACGCGAAGATCAAGGAGCGCCTGGACGCCGGCGAGGAGATGCCGCAGTACCTCAAGGACCACCCGGTGTACTACGCCGGCCCCGCCAAGACCCCCGAGGGCATGGCGTCGGGCTCGTTCGGCCCCACCACCGCCGGACGCATGGACTCGTACGTCGAGCAGTTCCAGGGGGCGGGCGGCTCGATGATCATGCTGGCCAAGGGCAACCGCTCCAAGCAGGTCACCGACGCGTGCAACGCGCACGGCGGCTTCTACCTCGGTTCGATCGGTGGCCCGGCGGCCCGTCTGGCGCTGGACTGCATCAAGAACGTCGAGATCGTCGAGTACGAAGAGCTCGGCATGGAGGCGGTCTGGAAGATCGACGTCGAGGACTTCCCCGCGTTCATCGTCGTCGACGACAAGGGCAACGACTTCTTCGCCCACACCGGCGAGGTCACCCTGACGATCGGCAAGCGCCCCGGCCTGTGAGCTGACGCACCGAACAACGAAGGCCCGGTGGAGTATTCACTCCCCCGGGCTTTCGCCGTCTTTGTCGGCTCCCTCGCCCCCGGTTCGATACCGATCCAGGCCCGACCCTTGCCAGCGACTTCACGGAGGTTATTGACTGGACCGTGCGATCGCCCACCGCCGTACACGGAGCGAGGTAGCTGATGTCGACCCACCGTGCAGTCCACGTCCAGTCCCCCGGCGAAGCGTTGAAACTCGTCGACGTCGAGACGACGTCCCCCGAGCCCGGGCACGTCCGCATCGCCGTCGCCGCGTGCGGGGTCTGCGGCACCGACCGAGGATTCGTCAGCGGCGGATTCCCCGGCATGTCCTGGCCGCTCACGCCGGGGCACGAGATCGCCGGAACGATCGCCGAACTCGGCGCCGGCGTCGACAACTTCGCCGTCGGCGACCGTGTCGCGGTCGGGTGGTTCGGCGGGCACTGCGGCAAGTGCATCCCTTGCCGCAAGGGGACCTTCATGTACTGCGAGAAGCTGCAGGTGCCGAGCTGGCAGTACCCCGGTGGCTACGCCGAGTCGGTGACGGCCCCCGCCAACGCCCTCGCCCGCATCCCCGACGGCCTCTCCTTCGCGGAGGCGGCGCCGATGAGCTGCGCCGGCGTCACCACCTACGACGCCCTCCGCAAGACGAAGGCGCGGCCCGGTGACCGCGTCGCCGTCGTCGGGGTCGGCGGACTGGGCCACCTCGGCGTCCAGTTCTCCCGGGCAATGGGATTCGAGACGATCGCCGTCGCCCGCGGCGAGGGCAAGGCCGACGACGCCCGCCGGCTCGGCGCCCACCACTACGTCGACTCCACCGCGGGCGACGTCGGGTCGGCGCTGCAGGCGCTCGGCGGCGTGTCGGTGGTCCTGGCGACCGCCGCGAATTCTCGAGCGATGGCCGACACCGTCGGTGGGCTGATTCCGTTGGGCGAGCTGGTGATCATCGGCGTCACGTCCGATCCCCTGCCGATCAGCCCGCTCCAGCTGATCACGCCGGCGCTGAGCGTGACCGGTCACGCCTCCGGCACCGCCCGCGAGGTCGAGGAGACGATGCAGTTCGCGGTGCTGTCGGGGGTGCGGGCACAGATCGAGGAGCGCCCGCTGGCCGAGGCGGCAGAAGCGTTTGCCCGGATGGACGAGGGGCGGGCGCGGTACCGCATGGTTCTCACCATGTGACCGAGGGACGGCGCCGTCACAGCACGAACGGAATGAGTCTCTTCGTCCGGTCCATGTACCGCCGGTACGGCTCGCCGAGTCCCTCGACGAGCACCCGCTCCTCGTGCGGAATTCGGACGACGTACGCGGCGGCGAGCGCGAGCACCGTGAGCGGCGCAAGCCAATTGGTGTAGGCCACAGTGAATCCCAGCGCGCACACCAGGGCGCCGGTATAGGAGGGATGCCGGATTCGGCGATAGAGCCCAGTGTCCACCACCCGCTGTTCCGGCGTGGTCTGCACGCGAAACGTGAACGACGACCCCAGCTCGTGGACGGCCCGCAGCCGCATCGCCTGTCCCGCGGCGGCCACCGCCAGGCCGCCCCAGAAGAACCACCAGGCGCCGGTGGTGATCACCGTGGCGCGGGAAAAGACGGCCACCGCCGCCCCACCGATGTAGACCGTCGCGAGGCCGAGTCCCAACGCGATGCCCGACCAGGCGTCGTGTGTCGAGCCCGAATCCGGGTGCGTGCGGCCGATCCGGTACTCGGAGAACAGGAAGGCGAGGAACGCGAGCGCGAGCACCACCGCCGCGACCGGGTCGGTCGCGAACAGTGGGAGGGGCGATCCCGAGTCAGCCACCGGCCGCGGCCATTCGGCGTGCCCTGCACTCCGTCATGCTCCGAGTGTGCCGCGTGCGACCCACCCCCGCCGGCCGAATGTCACACACGTTCAGTCCAAGTGACCGAATGTGACATTCGGCCGGTCACTCCCGGACCACACCGGCCTCGACGGCCGCGGCCCGGTACGCCTCCGCCAACGTGTCCACGGTGTCGTGGGCGTTCAGTCCGCTCGGGTTGGGCACCACCCACAACTCGGCGCCCTCGAAATCCCCCGCCTGGCGGCCCTTCACGGCCTTACGCACGCCGAACGCGGCCCGGTATGCGGTGATGCCGGCGACCGCGACCACGCGCGGGCGCAGTTCGGCAACCAGGCGGCGCAGGCGCAGACCGCCGTCGCGCAGTTCCTCGGCCGTCAGTTCGTCGGCCCGAGCGGTCGCGCGCTGGGCGAGATTCGTGATGCCGACGCCGCGCGACACCAGCAGGTCCCGATCGGCGTCGGACATTCCGGCCGTGGGATCGATCGGGCGGTCGACGATGCCGGCGCGCAGTAGCGCCGGATAGAAGCGGTTGC
This genomic stretch from Prescottella soli harbors:
- a CDS encoding mismatch-specific DNA-glycosylase, with amino-acid sequence MGFSRAELESFRDAEVPDLIGPGCRLLFVGINPGLWTAATGAHFARPGNRFYPALLRAGIVDRPIDPTAGMSDADRDLLVSRGVGITNLAQRATARADELTAEELRDGGLRLRRLVAELRPRVVAVAGITAYRAAFGVRKAVKGRQAGDFEGAELWVVPNPSGLNAHDTVDTLAEAYRAAAVEAGVVRE
- a CDS encoding methyltransferase family protein, giving the protein MADSGSPLPLFATDPVAAVVLALAFLAFLFSEYRIGRTHPDSGSTHDAWSGIALGLGLATVYIGGAAVAVFSRATVITTGAWWFFWGGLAVAAAGQAMRLRAVHELGSSFTFRVQTTPEQRVVDTGLYRRIRHPSYTGALVCALGFTVAYTNWLAPLTVLALAAAYVVRIPHEERVLVEGLGEPYRRYMDRTKRLIPFVL
- a CDS encoding alcohol dehydrogenase catalytic domain-containing protein — translated: MSTHRAVHVQSPGEALKLVDVETTSPEPGHVRIAVAACGVCGTDRGFVSGGFPGMSWPLTPGHEIAGTIAELGAGVDNFAVGDRVAVGWFGGHCGKCIPCRKGTFMYCEKLQVPSWQYPGGYAESVTAPANALARIPDGLSFAEAAPMSCAGVTTYDALRKTKARPGDRVAVVGVGGLGHLGVQFSRAMGFETIAVARGEGKADDARRLGAHHYVDSTAGDVGSALQALGGVSVVLATAANSRAMADTVGGLIPLGELVIIGVTSDPLPISPLQLITPALSVTGHASGTAREVEETMQFAVLSGVRAQIEERPLAEAAEAFARMDEGRARYRMVLTM